Proteins found in one Enterococcus sp. 9D6_DIV0238 genomic segment:
- the mobA gene encoding molybdenum cofactor guanylyltransferase, producing the protein MIKEATAVILCGGKSTRMGFDKSLLKVNGEFVLLRTVKQLQKIFPKVLLVANQRTKFPAVFSQVTIIEDHYHEKGPLGGLATGLEEIETEYLFLVACDIPNLTVDLIRIMTEYLSTYQIVLCQQNGRLEPLFAFYHRSCLSVFQQQLTSKNWRIAKEFDRFSVKIITLETSTTINNVNTPKELVFWN; encoded by the coding sequence ATGATCAAAGAGGCTACAGCCGTCATTTTATGTGGGGGAAAAAGTACAAGAATGGGCTTTGATAAATCTTTGCTAAAAGTCAATGGAGAGTTCGTTCTACTTAGAACAGTAAAACAGCTCCAAAAAATTTTTCCCAAAGTATTGCTCGTAGCAAATCAAAGAACAAAATTTCCAGCTGTTTTTTCTCAAGTGACTATCATTGAAGATCATTACCATGAAAAAGGGCCTTTGGGAGGTTTAGCAACTGGACTGGAAGAAATAGAAACAGAATATCTATTTTTAGTTGCTTGTGATATCCCTAACTTGACAGTTGATTTGATTCGGATCATGACAGAGTATTTATCAACATATCAAATTGTACTATGTCAGCAAAACGGTCGATTGGAACCCTTATTCGCTTTTTACCATCGTTCTTGTTTGTCTGTCTTTCAACAGCAGCTTACATCAAAAAATTGGCGCATAGCAAAAGAATTCGATCGATTTTCAGTTAAGATCATTACATTAGAAACGTCTACGACTATCAACAATGTGAACACGCCAAAAGAACTTGTCTTTTGGAATTAA
- a CDS encoding formate/nitrite transporter family protein gives MDFDSSQEVVSSLGDKAKVKTKLSFVRLSILGIMAGSFIALGYLSFIRITGTVPETWGSFATFLGGCLFPIGLVALTFVGGELATGNMMVMTLGLMQKKITKKDVIYNWLIVLITNCLGGFLVAFFFGHIVGLTEGAFLEKTLSVAQAKINDTPLVAFVSGIGCNIFVCLAVYLGAMGKTYLGKIFGLWFPVMVFVVCGFQHVVANAFIIPAAIFSNASNIQWSEYLINTVVVFFGNAVGGSLFLAVPLMFVTTEKKEAEELSVGGVYEKT, from the coding sequence ATGGATTTTGACAGCAGTCAGGAAGTCGTCAGCAGTTTAGGGGATAAAGCAAAGGTAAAGACGAAATTATCATTTGTTCGGTTGAGCATTTTAGGAATTATGGCAGGCTCTTTTATTGCACTGGGGTATTTATCGTTTATCAGAATTACAGGAACTGTTCCTGAAACGTGGGGCAGCTTTGCGACGTTTTTAGGAGGTTGTTTATTTCCAATTGGATTGGTAGCGCTTACTTTTGTAGGTGGTGAGTTAGCAACAGGAAATATGATGGTGATGACTTTAGGATTGATGCAAAAGAAAATTACGAAAAAAGATGTGATTTATAATTGGCTGATCGTATTGATCACCAATTGTCTTGGCGGTTTTTTGGTCGCTTTTTTCTTCGGTCATATCGTTGGTTTGACTGAAGGTGCATTTCTAGAAAAAACGCTCTCTGTGGCACAGGCAAAAATCAATGATACGCCGCTTGTAGCATTTGTTTCAGGTATTGGCTGTAATATTTTTGTTTGTCTAGCTGTCTATTTGGGTGCCATGGGGAAAACTTATTTAGGCAAGATTTTCGGGCTATGGTTTCCTGTAATGGTTTTTGTTGTTTGCGGATTTCAGCACGTTGTAGCGAACGCATTTATCATTCCCGCAGCGATTTTTTCTAACGCAAGCAACATCCAGTGGTCTGAATACTTAATCAATACAGTGGTTGTTTTTTTCGGGAATGCAGTCGGCGGCAGTCTATTTTTAGCGGTACCTTTGATGTTTGTCACAACTGAGAAAAAAGAAGCAGAAGAGCTAAGTGTAGGTGGCGTGTATGAAAAAACTTGA
- a CDS encoding NAD(P)H-dependent oxidoreductase subunit E, whose translation MGLSLKEKEAIIFENDSDPQRILNIFLDIQFASEEGYIDEETAKLVGSHLGLSEARVYELLSFYAILKTEPQAKYVLKICNSTPCLYTGGDMLAEVLETILEVPIDQATPDGLFMYHSIPCIGACDQGPVIKIKDTVFSDLTEEKVYQLIDDLRNGCYLEL comes from the coding sequence ATGGGGTTAAGTTTGAAAGAGAAAGAAGCAATTATTTTTGAAAATGATTCTGATCCACAACGCATATTAAATATTTTCCTCGACATTCAATTTGCGTCAGAGGAAGGATATATCGATGAAGAAACAGCAAAGCTGGTTGGAAGTCATTTGGGCTTATCGGAAGCGCGTGTTTATGAGTTGTTAAGTTTTTACGCTATTTTGAAGACAGAACCACAAGCAAAATATGTCCTTAAAATTTGTAACAGTACTCCTTGTTTATATACAGGAGGAGACATGTTGGCAGAAGTATTAGAAACGATTCTAGAGGTTCCGATCGATCAGGCAACTCCGGATGGATTGTTCATGTATCATAGTATTCCTTGTATTGGTGCATGTGATCAAGGTCCAGTCATTAAAATCAAAGATACAGTATTTAGTGATTTGACAGAAGAAAAAGTATATCAGCTGATCGACGACTTACGCAATGGCTGCTATCTGGAACTATAG
- a CDS encoding complex I 51 kDa subunit family protein, whose translation MIKRNQPVLLERVNKMEHATDVAEYERYQGFEGLKKAIEMDKETILDELDIAHLRGRGGAAFPLGKKWRHLYGSKGDTKYIVCNADEGEPGTFKDKALLAHDPLSVIEGMVIAGYLFSAKAGYIYMRGEYRRIQKVFQEALDHAEAAGFLGDNILGIEGFDYKITIISGAGAYVCGENSALLNSIEGKTGRPRVKPPHLADVGLYLKPTLVNNVESFAGIPVILREGGQAYRDLGTEDGGGTKLICLSGHVKNRGLYEVNLGTPLHEIIYSDEYGGGSSTGNPLKFIHFGGQSGPIGAVKNLDDCIYSYEGLWEKNLSIGSGAIVVMDDQVSIVDYLVQVAVFFAHESCGKCTPCRLGTTRILELLTKFNKKQAESGDLERLEHMLTHVTNLSACGLGQSVANPMRSGLDYFPEEFEAGLKEAAVPVKGGLW comes from the coding sequence ATGATCAAACGAAATCAACCTGTTTTGCTGGAACGAGTCAACAAAATGGAACATGCGACGGATGTAGCAGAATATGAACGTTATCAAGGGTTTGAAGGGCTGAAAAAGGCAATAGAAATGGATAAGGAAACCATTTTAGATGAACTGGATATTGCTCATTTACGCGGCAGAGGCGGAGCTGCCTTTCCTTTAGGCAAAAAATGGCGACACTTGTACGGCTCCAAAGGAGATACAAAATATATCGTATGTAATGCTGACGAAGGTGAGCCGGGAACTTTTAAAGATAAAGCATTATTGGCACATGATCCACTTAGTGTGATCGAAGGGATGGTCATTGCAGGATACTTATTTTCAGCTAAGGCTGGCTATATCTATATGCGGGGAGAGTATCGGCGTATTCAAAAGGTTTTTCAAGAGGCGCTGGATCACGCAGAAGCAGCAGGTTTTTTAGGCGATAATATTTTAGGTATCGAAGGCTTTGATTATAAAATTACGATTATTTCAGGAGCAGGTGCTTATGTATGTGGTGAAAATTCAGCCTTGCTAAATTCAATTGAAGGTAAAACGGGGCGACCAAGAGTAAAACCGCCTCATTTAGCTGATGTGGGGTTGTATTTAAAACCTACATTAGTCAATAATGTTGAATCTTTTGCGGGAATTCCTGTGATTTTGCGAGAAGGAGGACAGGCCTATCGTGATCTAGGCACCGAAGATGGCGGTGGAACAAAATTGATTTGTTTATCTGGTCATGTGAAGAATCGAGGATTATATGAAGTAAATCTAGGGACACCTTTACATGAAATTATCTATTCAGACGAGTATGGCGGCGGATCATCTACAGGGAATCCATTGAAATTTATTCATTTTGGCGGACAATCTGGACCGATCGGTGCTGTTAAAAATTTAGATGATTGTATTTATTCATATGAAGGGTTATGGGAGAAGAATTTGTCGATCGGTTCAGGAGCTATTGTTGTCATGGACGATCAGGTCAGTATCGTTGACTACTTGGTACAAGTGGCAGTTTTTTTTGCACATGAATCTTGTGGGAAATGCACACCTTGTCGTTTAGGAACAACGAGAATCTTAGAATTATTGACGAAATTCAATAAGAAACAGGCGGAATCAGGTGATCTTGAACGTCTTGAACATATGTTGACACATGTCACGAATCTTTCAGCGTGCGGCTTAGGTCAATCTGTAGCGAATCCGATGAGAAGCGGTTTAGACTATTTTCCAGAAGAATTTGAAGCTGGACTGAAAGAAGCTGCTGTACCAGTTAAAGGGGGGCTTTGGTAA
- the fdhF gene encoding formate dehydrogenase subunit alpha: METMIKTQTVTMSIDGQQVTVPKGTTVLEAAKTLGIDIPTLCHLKELAPDGSCRMCVVEVEGGRKGGLNTACTAHCQEGMVVHTGSPRVNDSRRFILDLLLSNHKLECFSCGKNGDCKLQDYCMEYGIDDTTFTEGKRMPCHQEDTSNPFFTYDPEKCIMCRKCSKVCQLRQGRDVISIAKRGFDTKMTPSYEASFDQSLCESCGNCVSVCPTGALVAKERKTHRAWETKKIPTTCPHCGTGCQMNLVVKGNKLVGVEPINGAANKNLLCVKGKFASYKFVGSGDRLTEPLIKRNGVFEPATWDEALTLVADKFKQIKANDGPDALAGFSCSRSINEDNYVFQKMVRAAFGTNNVDNCARVCHSASVHGLAHTLGSGAMTNPIADITTDVDVILLVGSNPEEAHPVIGAQIRQAMQRGTKVIVVDPRKIDLVKNSELHLQIQAGTNVAFANGMMHVILKEGLADRKFIEEKTEGFEALEQLVAEYTPEKVAEICHIEADDLIKAARLYAKAEKAPIIYCLGVTEHSTGTEGVMSMSNMAMLVGKIGKPGCGVNPLRGQNNVQGACDMGCMPFDFPGYQKVANAEVIEKFEKAWNVKLNRNVGMTSTQVLPEASEGKVKGLYIFGEDPIVTDPDTNHVRHALENLEFLVVQELFMTETAAYADVVLPGISYAEKDGTFTNTERRVQRVRKAVEPRGSARQDFEIFCEVMTRLGYPCHYDSAKEIMEEIAAVTPTFGGITYERLEETGGLQWPCRTLDDPGTPIMHVGNFTRGKGLFMAIPYKKARELPDEQYPYLMSTGRMLYHYNTRAMTGRTEGINQIAGRSYIEINSVDAGRLGIQEGDKVKVRSRRGTIETYAAVGNRVFPQEVFMTFHFPDGNVNELTNAVFDNIAIIPEYKVCAVDIVPIK, encoded by the coding sequence ATGGAAACGATGATCAAAACACAAACTGTGACCATGTCTATCGATGGGCAACAGGTTACTGTACCGAAGGGAACAACAGTATTAGAAGCTGCAAAGACGCTTGGTATCGATATTCCTACATTGTGTCACTTAAAAGAACTGGCTCCGGATGGCTCTTGCCGTATGTGTGTGGTAGAGGTTGAAGGTGGAAGAAAAGGCGGACTGAATACGGCTTGTACAGCACATTGCCAAGAAGGTATGGTGGTTCATACAGGATCGCCAAGAGTCAATGATTCCCGTCGTTTCATTTTAGATTTATTATTGAGCAATCATAAATTAGAATGCTTTTCTTGCGGGAAAAACGGTGATTGTAAATTACAGGACTACTGTATGGAATACGGTATTGATGATACTACCTTTACAGAAGGAAAAAGGATGCCGTGTCACCAAGAGGACACCAGTAACCCTTTCTTTACCTATGATCCTGAAAAATGCATCATGTGCCGTAAGTGTTCGAAAGTGTGTCAATTACGTCAAGGTAGAGATGTGATCAGTATTGCGAAACGCGGATTTGATACAAAAATGACACCAAGCTATGAAGCCTCCTTTGATCAATCTTTATGTGAATCTTGTGGAAATTGCGTGTCAGTCTGTCCAACAGGTGCTTTAGTGGCGAAAGAGCGCAAAACTCATAGAGCATGGGAAACAAAAAAAATTCCGACGACCTGCCCGCACTGTGGAACTGGGTGCCAAATGAATTTAGTAGTCAAAGGAAACAAACTGGTTGGTGTTGAACCGATCAATGGTGCAGCAAATAAAAATCTTTTATGCGTTAAGGGTAAATTTGCTTCCTACAAATTTGTTGGTTCAGGGGATCGATTGACTGAACCTTTGATCAAGCGTAATGGTGTTTTTGAACCTGCGACTTGGGATGAAGCATTGACTTTAGTGGCAGATAAATTCAAACAAATCAAAGCGAATGATGGACCAGATGCTCTTGCAGGTTTTTCTTGTTCCCGCTCGATCAATGAAGATAATTATGTGTTTCAAAAAATGGTTCGAGCAGCATTTGGTACGAATAATGTCGATAACTGCGCCCGAGTTTGCCATTCAGCTTCTGTTCATGGGCTAGCCCATACCTTAGGTTCAGGTGCAATGACCAATCCAATTGCGGATATTACGACAGATGTCGACGTGATTTTACTTGTGGGCTCTAATCCAGAAGAAGCTCATCCCGTGATCGGCGCTCAAATACGTCAGGCGATGCAGCGCGGTACTAAAGTGATCGTTGTTGATCCAAGAAAGATCGATCTAGTTAAAAATAGTGAATTACATTTGCAGATCCAAGCAGGGACCAATGTCGCTTTTGCTAATGGTATGATGCATGTGATCTTAAAAGAAGGCTTAGCGGACCGGAAATTTATCGAGGAAAAAACAGAAGGTTTTGAAGCTTTAGAACAGCTAGTTGCAGAATACACACCGGAAAAAGTAGCCGAAATTTGTCATATCGAAGCAGATGATCTAATCAAAGCAGCCAGACTATATGCTAAAGCTGAAAAAGCGCCGATTATTTACTGCTTAGGTGTAACAGAGCATTCTACTGGAACCGAAGGCGTCATGAGTATGTCTAATATGGCGATGCTAGTCGGAAAAATCGGGAAGCCCGGCTGTGGTGTCAATCCATTACGTGGTCAAAACAATGTACAGGGAGCTTGTGATATGGGCTGTATGCCGTTTGATTTCCCAGGGTATCAAAAAGTTGCAAATGCGGAAGTCATCGAAAAATTTGAAAAAGCTTGGAATGTTAAGCTGAATCGAAATGTCGGAATGACTTCTACTCAAGTATTGCCGGAAGCATCTGAAGGGAAAGTTAAGGGATTATATATCTTTGGTGAAGATCCGATCGTGACAGATCCTGATACGAATCATGTTCGCCATGCGTTGGAAAATCTAGAGTTTTTAGTTGTTCAGGAATTATTTATGACAGAAACTGCAGCGTATGCAGATGTTGTATTACCAGGCATCAGTTATGCTGAAAAAGATGGGACGTTCACAAATACTGAGCGAAGAGTTCAAAGAGTTAGAAAAGCAGTTGAACCAAGAGGTAGCGCGCGACAAGATTTTGAGATTTTCTGTGAGGTGATGACTCGCTTAGGTTATCCTTGTCATTATGATTCAGCTAAAGAAATTATGGAAGAAATTGCTGCAGTAACACCAACTTTTGGTGGTATCACTTATGAGCGTCTGGAAGAAACTGGAGGACTGCAATGGCCTTGCCGTACCTTAGATGATCCTGGAACACCAATTATGCACGTAGGTAATTTTACACGCGGCAAAGGTCTATTTATGGCTATCCCATACAAAAAAGCAAGAGAGCTGCCGGATGAACAGTATCCATATTTAATGTCGACCGGTAGAATGCTTTATCACTATAACACGAGAGCGATGACGGGTCGTACCGAAGGAATCAATCAAATTGCTGGTCGTTCATACATTGAGATCAATAGTGTCGATGCTGGTCGTCTTGGAATTCAAGAAGGGGATAAAGTCAAAGTTAGATCAAGACGCGGGACGATCGAAACTTATGCGGCAGTAGGAAATCGCGTGTTCCCGCAAGAAGTCTTTATGACCTTCCATTTTCCAGATGGAAATGTCAATGAACTGACAAATGCTGTGTTTGATAATATTGCGATTATCCCTGAATATAAGGTTTGTGCGGTAGATATCGTTCCAATCAAATAA
- a CDS encoding molybdopterin molybdotransferase MoeA, producing MIEVEAAQEKIRQAFPRQNNRESVSILEAAGRVCAEDIFARVAVPTFSRAGMDGYAVIAAETIGASEEQPVCLAVVGSIYAGDQEIKTTKKQGVAYKIMTGAPIPTGFDAVIKQEWTDYGIEKVELYHEASKGLNYGGIGEDVFEGQKIVAKGELINSRTVGILAAQGMETVPVFQPLKVGIIATGTELVSLGNSLTSGKIYDSNLYTLASFIQASGSQLLFKERCPDSIEELSELIKEKIATVDVLITTGGVSVGEKDYLPEVIDKIGGKQLFHCVNMKPGTPIMASCYADRLILSLSGNPFASVVNLHLFYWSFYAHFMQCPELNLQSRKVQLGSDLTFSGIRRFIRAYEKDGVVSLISDQHFSSVFHNTLETNCLIDQPAKTSLKKTDVVTVYYWKF from the coding sequence ATGATCGAAGTAGAAGCAGCACAGGAAAAAATTCGACAAGCTTTTCCTCGTCAAAATAATCGTGAATCTGTTTCGATTTTAGAAGCTGCTGGTCGAGTGTGCGCAGAAGACATTTTCGCTAGAGTAGCTGTACCTACATTTTCCAGAGCGGGGATGGACGGCTATGCAGTGATTGCCGCCGAAACAATAGGGGCAAGTGAAGAGCAACCTGTTTGTTTGGCTGTTGTAGGAAGCATTTATGCAGGAGATCAAGAAATCAAAACAACAAAAAAACAAGGTGTTGCATATAAGATCATGACTGGAGCACCAATTCCGACAGGTTTTGATGCAGTGATCAAGCAAGAATGGACAGATTACGGCATAGAGAAGGTGGAGCTTTATCATGAGGCAAGCAAAGGGCTGAATTATGGAGGAATCGGTGAGGATGTTTTTGAAGGTCAAAAGATCGTGGCAAAAGGAGAACTGATCAATAGCCGAACAGTAGGGATTTTAGCGGCACAGGGAATGGAAACTGTACCAGTTTTTCAGCCGTTAAAAGTAGGAATTATAGCGACTGGCACGGAATTAGTTTCACTTGGAAATTCTCTGACTTCAGGAAAAATCTATGACAGCAATCTTTATACGTTAGCTTCCTTTATTCAGGCTAGCGGCAGTCAGCTGCTATTTAAAGAACGTTGCCCTGACAGTATTGAAGAACTTTCTGAACTGATCAAAGAAAAAATAGCGACCGTTGATGTACTGATTACGACTGGCGGCGTCTCAGTAGGAGAAAAAGATTATTTGCCGGAAGTCATTGATAAAATAGGCGGTAAGCAACTCTTTCATTGTGTGAATATGAAGCCTGGCACACCGATCATGGCTAGTTGTTATGCTGATCGTTTGATTTTAAGTTTATCAGGGAATCCTTTTGCTTCTGTGGTCAATTTACATTTATTTTATTGGTCATTCTATGCACATTTTATGCAATGTCCTGAATTAAATCTACAGTCTCGAAAGGTTCAGCTAGGATCTGATTTAACGTTTTCAGGCATTCGTAGGTTTATCCGTGCGTATGAAAAAGATGGGGTGGTTTCACTTATTTCAGATCAGCATTTTTCCTCTGTTTTTCATAATACATTGGAAACGAATTGTTTGATCGATCAGCCGGCGAAGACGTCATTGAAAAAGACGGATGTAGTTACGGTTTATTATTGGAAATTCTAA
- the moaC gene encoding cyclic pyranopterin monophosphate synthase MoaC, whose amino-acid sequence MDEKRRFTHINEQGQAQMVDVGEKPLTKRVAIAYGEIHMHQTTAEAIKNQTIKKGEVLQVARIAGIMAAKKTFELIPLCHLLALTKCEIDFRWQSEEVLAVECLAKTVGNTGVEMEALTGVNVTLLTIYDMCKAMDREMTMTNIGLIEKSGGKSGMFKRSDI is encoded by the coding sequence ATGGATGAAAAAAGACGATTCACTCATATCAATGAGCAAGGTCAGGCACAGATGGTCGATGTGGGAGAAAAACCTTTGACTAAAAGAGTTGCTATTGCATATGGCGAAATCCATATGCATCAAACGACTGCTGAAGCAATTAAAAATCAGACGATAAAAAAGGGCGAAGTCCTTCAAGTTGCCAGAATTGCAGGAATCATGGCAGCGAAAAAAACATTTGAGTTGATTCCGTTATGTCATTTACTTGCACTGACCAAATGTGAGATTGATTTTCGGTGGCAATCAGAAGAAGTCTTAGCTGTTGAATGCTTGGCAAAAACAGTAGGAAATACAGGTGTTGAAATGGAAGCTTTGACAGGCGTGAATGTTACTTTATTGACGATCTATGATATGTGTAAAGCAATGGATCGTGAGATGACGATGACCAATATCGGTTTAATAGAAAAATCTGGTGGAAAAAGTGGCATGTTCAAAAGAAGTGATATCTAA
- the moaA gene encoding GTP 3',8-cyclase MoaA, with translation MRDSFNREIDYVRLSVTDRCNLRCTYCMPEKGMCFLKKEEVLSQEEILFLLTALAEQGIKKVKITGGEPLVRRDTVALIAKIKEIKGIEKVTMTTNGIQLIRHAQALKDAGLDGLNISVDTLDPIEFRTITRVGELTRVLDGLKAALKVGLPNIKINTVARGELTDQEILEIAGLAQNEALHVRFIELMPIGLGKGCPGRTQEELFSVIQSAYGRLNPFEQRLGNGPASYFSLPDFQGKIGFISALGHCFCAACDRIRITADGNLKTCLHMDEGCSLKPALTAQNKELLLTQIFSAIQQKPEKHHFFETQGDSRFMSQIGG, from the coding sequence ATGAGGGATTCTTTCAATCGCGAAATTGATTATGTACGTTTATCTGTAACAGATCGCTGTAATCTACGCTGCACGTATTGTATGCCGGAAAAGGGCATGTGTTTTTTGAAAAAAGAAGAAGTGTTGTCACAAGAAGAGATTCTATTTTTATTAACAGCGTTGGCTGAACAAGGCATCAAAAAGGTCAAAATCACAGGTGGTGAACCTTTGGTAAGAAGAGATACAGTCGCTTTGATTGCGAAAATCAAAGAGATCAAAGGGATCGAAAAGGTGACGATGACAACGAATGGTATTCAACTGATACGTCATGCGCAAGCATTAAAAGATGCCGGATTAGATGGTCTAAATATCAGTGTTGATACACTCGATCCAATAGAATTTAGAACAATTACGAGAGTTGGTGAATTAACCCGAGTGCTGGATGGGTTAAAAGCAGCCCTCAAAGTAGGCTTGCCCAATATAAAGATCAATACAGTTGCCAGAGGTGAGCTGACCGACCAGGAAATCTTAGAAATAGCTGGATTAGCACAAAATGAAGCCCTTCATGTTCGTTTTATTGAACTGATGCCGATCGGTTTAGGAAAAGGCTGTCCAGGACGAACGCAAGAAGAACTTTTTTCAGTGATACAGTCAGCTTATGGACGCTTGAATCCATTTGAGCAACGCTTAGGGAATGGACCAGCAAGTTATTTTTCATTACCAGATTTTCAAGGCAAGATTGGATTTATTAGTGCATTAGGACATTGTTTCTGTGCTGCGTGTGATCGCATTCGCATTACTGCAGATGGTAATCTCAAGACATGCTTGCATATGGACGAAGGGTGTTCTTTAAAACCTGCCTTGACTGCTCAAAATAAAGAGCTGTTATTGACTCAGATTTTTTCAGCTATTCAGCAAAAACCGGAAAAACATCATTTTTTTGAAACACAGGGAGATTCCCGTTTCATGTCACAAATTGGAGGGTAA
- a CDS encoding MOSC domain-containing protein, translated as MATGEIIGINISERRGTQKKEIPEVDLVKGFGLADDAHGGNWHRQVSLLSFEKITEFNERGARVGNGAFGENIIVSGIDLRRLPVGTKIQIGDASLVVTQIGKECHKHCQIYARVGDCIMPREGIFAVVVDEGHIKKGDTLEVV; from the coding sequence ATGGCTACAGGAGAAATTATTGGTATCAATATTAGTGAACGAAGAGGAACACAGAAAAAGGAGATTCCAGAAGTTGATTTAGTGAAAGGCTTTGGTTTAGCGGATGATGCTCATGGTGGAAATTGGCATCGTCAAGTCAGCTTATTGTCTTTTGAAAAAATCACCGAATTCAATGAGCGTGGGGCTCGTGTTGGCAATGGCGCATTTGGTGAAAATATTATTGTTTCAGGAATCGACTTACGTAGATTGCCAGTAGGTACAAAAATCCAGATCGGAGATGCGTCTTTGGTAGTGACTCAAATCGGAAAAGAATGCCACAAGCATTGTCAGATCTATGCCCGCGTTGGGGACTGCATTATGCCTAGAGAAGGAATCTTTGCGGTCGTCGTAGATGAAGGTCATATCAAAAAAGGTGATACGCTTGAAGTTGTATAG
- a CDS encoding MogA/MoaB family molybdenum cofactor biosynthesis protein produces the protein MYRLGIITLSDKGAQGLRQDESGDLIEKMLKDQFEIIDRILIPDEKEALKQTLIDWCSTCELILTTGGTGLGVRDITPETTMSIADKEIPGISEGMRMLSIKKTPFGMLSRGVAVQRDKTLIINLPGSPKAVEEILTYLQPILSHALDILTDRKTEH, from the coding sequence TTGTATAGGTTAGGCATCATCACGCTTAGTGATAAAGGGGCGCAAGGACTGCGACAAGATGAGTCTGGGGATTTAATAGAGAAAATGCTGAAAGACCAATTTGAGATCATTGATCGAATCCTTATTCCAGATGAAAAAGAAGCGCTGAAGCAGACCTTGATCGACTGGTGTTCGACATGTGAGTTGATTTTGACTACTGGCGGAACAGGATTGGGCGTGAGAGATATCACACCCGAAACGACAATGAGTATTGCTGATAAAGAAATTCCTGGAATCAGTGAAGGGATGCGTATGCTTAGTATCAAAAAGACACCGTTCGGTATGTTAAGCCGCGGCGTAGCAGTTCAACGCGACAAGACATTGATCATCAATCTACCTGGAAGCCCAAAAGCTGTTGAAGAAATTTTGACTTATCTTCAGCCGATTCTATCACATGCGCTCGACATTTTAACGGATCGTAAAACAGAGCACTAA
- a CDS encoding molybdopterin-binding protein, whose protein sequence is MKVVKTIDSQGLILYQDITKIVKGEFKGVAFRKGHRVTAEDIPILLSLGKEHLFLRSEQSNLIHENEAADFLYQLLASEFMNATPVSEGKIEVVAERDGLLKVDRELLFRLNAVSGMATATLPTNQKVRAGQKIAGTRIIPLEIESAALVEAEQAVGTDPILSLIPFEKVTIGIVTTGSEIYNGLIKDAFGPVIKEKLADYPTAEIKFHTIVNDEPHQITQAIESMLEAGADIIFCTGGMSVDPDDRTPLAIKQTGAEIISHGTPVLPGSMLLLAYLNEKTIVGLPGGVLYSKRTVFDLLLPRIMAKDNINKAEIIGLGYGGYL, encoded by the coding sequence ATGAAAGTAGTAAAAACGATCGATTCACAAGGGTTGATCCTCTATCAAGACATTACTAAAATCGTCAAAGGTGAGTTCAAAGGCGTGGCTTTTCGAAAAGGACATCGTGTGACTGCAGAAGATATTCCGATACTGCTCTCGTTAGGAAAAGAACATTTATTTTTACGATCAGAACAGTCGAACTTGATCCATGAAAATGAAGCAGCTGACTTTTTGTATCAACTTCTAGCGAGTGAGTTTATGAACGCAACGCCAGTTTCAGAAGGAAAGATAGAAGTAGTTGCTGAACGTGATGGACTACTGAAAGTCGATCGAGAATTATTGTTTAGACTAAATGCAGTTTCGGGGATGGCCACTGCAACACTTCCCACGAATCAAAAAGTCCGTGCCGGACAAAAAATAGCTGGTACGCGAATCATTCCCTTAGAAATTGAATCAGCTGCTTTGGTCGAAGCTGAACAAGCTGTAGGGACCGACCCTATATTGTCGTTGATTCCGTTTGAAAAAGTGACGATTGGTATTGTGACGACTGGCAGTGAGATCTACAATGGTTTGATCAAGGATGCGTTTGGCCCAGTGATCAAAGAAAAGCTGGCTGACTATCCGACGGCAGAAATCAAGTTTCATACGATCGTCAATGACGAACCTCATCAGATCACTCAGGCTATCGAGAGTATGCTGGAAGCTGGAGCAGATATTATTTTTTGTACCGGTGGGATGAGTGTGGATCCGGATGATCGAACACCTTTGGCTATCAAGCAGACTGGAGCAGAAATCATTTCTCATGGGACACCTGTTTTGCCGGGATCGATGCTTTTACTTGCATACTTAAATGAAAAGACGATCGTCGGTTTGCCTGGCGGAGTCTTATATTCTAAACGTACGGTGTTTGATTTATTGCTGCCTAGGATCATGGCCAAAGATAACATAAATAAAGCTGAAATTATCGGCTTGGGTTACGGCGGTTATTTATAG